In a genomic window of Urocitellus parryii isolate mUroPar1 chromosome 11, mUroPar1.hap1, whole genome shotgun sequence:
- the Trnau1ap gene encoding tRNA selenocysteine 1-associated protein 1 isoform X1 has product MAASLWMGDLEPYMDENFISRAFATMGETVMSVKIIRNRLTGIPAGYCFVEFADLATAEKCLHKINGKPLPGATPAKRFKLNYATYGKQPDNSPEYSLFVGDLTPDVDDGMLYEFFVKVYPSCRGGKVVLDQTGVSKGYGFVKFTDELEQKRALTECQGAVGLGSKPVRLSVAIPKASRVKPVEYSQMYSYSYNQYYQQYQNYYAQWGYDQNTGSYSYSYPQYGYTQSTMQTYEEVGDDALEDPMPQLDVTEANKEFMEQSEELYDALMDCHWQPLDTVSSEIPAMM; this is encoded by the exons ATGGCGGCCAGCCTGTGGATGGGAGAC CTGGAACCCTACATGGATGAGAACTTCATTTCTAGAGCCTTTGCCACCATGGGGGAGACCGTGATGAGCGTCAAAATTATCCGAAACCGCCTTACTGG GATCCCAGCTGGCTACTGCTTTGTAGAATTTGCAGATTTGGCCACAGCTGAGAAGTGTTTGCATAAAATTAATGGGAAACCCCTTCCAGGAGCGACACCT gcAAAACGTTTTAAACTGAACTATGCCACTTATGGGAAACAACCAGATAATAG CCCTGAGTACTCCCTCTTTGTGGGGGACCTAACCCCAGATGTGGATGATGGCATGCTGTATGAATTCTTCGTCAAAGTATACCCCTCCTGTCGGGGAGGCAAGGTGGTTTTGGACCAGACAGGCGTGTCTAA ggGTTATGGTTTTGTGAAATTCACAGATGAACTGGAACAGAAACGAGCCCTGACGGAGTGCCAGGGAGCAGTAGGACTGGGGTCTAAACCTGTTCGGCTGAGTGTGGCAATCCCTAAAGC gAGCCGGGTAAAGCCAGTGGAATATAGCCAGATGTATAGTTACAGCTATAACCAGTATTACCAACAGTACCAGAACTACTATGCCCAGTGGGGCTATGACCAGAACACAGGCAGCTACAGCTACAGTTACCCCCAATATGGCTACACCCAGAGCACCATGCAG ACATATGAAGAAGTTGGAGATGATGCATTGGAAG ACCCCATGCCACAGCTGGATGTGACTGAGGCCAACAAGGAGTTCATGGAACAGAGTGAGGAGCTGTACGATGCACTGATGGACTGCCACTGGCAGCCCCTGGACACAGTGTCTTCAGAGATCCCTGCCATGATGTAA
- the Trnau1ap gene encoding tRNA selenocysteine 1-associated protein 1 isoform X2: MAASLWMGDLEPYMDENFISRAFATMGETVMSVKIIRNRLTGIPAGYCFVEFADLATAEKCLHKINGKPLPGATPAKRFKLNYATYGKQPDNSPEYSLFVGDLTPDVDDGMLYEFFVKVYPSCRGGKVVLDQTGVSKSRVKPVEYSQMYSYSYNQYYQQYQNYYAQWGYDQNTGSYSYSYPQYGYTQSTMQTYEEVGDDALEDPMPQLDVTEANKEFMEQSEELYDALMDCHWQPLDTVSSEIPAMM, encoded by the exons ATGGCGGCCAGCCTGTGGATGGGAGAC CTGGAACCCTACATGGATGAGAACTTCATTTCTAGAGCCTTTGCCACCATGGGGGAGACCGTGATGAGCGTCAAAATTATCCGAAACCGCCTTACTGG GATCCCAGCTGGCTACTGCTTTGTAGAATTTGCAGATTTGGCCACAGCTGAGAAGTGTTTGCATAAAATTAATGGGAAACCCCTTCCAGGAGCGACACCT gcAAAACGTTTTAAACTGAACTATGCCACTTATGGGAAACAACCAGATAATAG CCCTGAGTACTCCCTCTTTGTGGGGGACCTAACCCCAGATGTGGATGATGGCATGCTGTATGAATTCTTCGTCAAAGTATACCCCTCCTGTCGGGGAGGCAAGGTGGTTTTGGACCAGACAGGCGTGTCTAA gAGCCGGGTAAAGCCAGTGGAATATAGCCAGATGTATAGTTACAGCTATAACCAGTATTACCAACAGTACCAGAACTACTATGCCCAGTGGGGCTATGACCAGAACACAGGCAGCTACAGCTACAGTTACCCCCAATATGGCTACACCCAGAGCACCATGCAG ACATATGAAGAAGTTGGAGATGATGCATTGGAAG ACCCCATGCCACAGCTGGATGTGACTGAGGCCAACAAGGAGTTCATGGAACAGAGTGAGGAGCTGTACGATGCACTGATGGACTGCCACTGGCAGCCCCTGGACACAGTGTCTTCAGAGATCCCTGCCATGATGTAA